One Phocaeicola dorei genomic region harbors:
- the deoC gene encoding deoxyribose-phosphate aldolase, translating into MEHNHEFEGGHEHRHDHDHGPEHSKYEEALAKYNIRLRDEDVKAKTALLIEKHVAENNTPDVKKFLFHCIDLTTLKCTDSDESVMKFTGKVNEFVDKYPDLDNVAAICVYPNMAEVVNDTLEADHVNIACVSGGFPSSQTFTEVKVAETAMALHTGADEIDIVIPVGKFLSGDYEGMCDEIEELKAVCGEHHLKVILETGALGSASNIKKASILSMYSGADFIKTSTGKENPAATPEAALVMCEAIKEYYMTTGRKVGFKPAGGINTVHDALVYYTIVKEVLGEEWLTNELFRLGTSRLANLLLSEIVGQETKFF; encoded by the coding sequence ATGGAACATAATCACGAATTCGAAGGTGGACATGAACATCGTCATGACCACGATCATGGACCCGAGCACAGTAAGTACGAGGAAGCACTTGCCAAGTATAACATCCGTTTGCGCGATGAGGATGTAAAAGCGAAAACTGCCCTACTCATCGAAAAACATGTAGCAGAAAACAATACACCGGACGTAAAGAAATTCCTGTTCCATTGCATTGACCTGACCACTTTAAAGTGCACTGATTCGGATGAAAGTGTAATGAAATTCACCGGAAAAGTAAATGAATTTGTTGACAAGTACCCTGATCTGGACAATGTAGCCGCAATCTGTGTATATCCTAATATGGCAGAAGTAGTCAACGACACCTTGGAGGCAGACCATGTAAACATAGCCTGTGTATCTGGTGGTTTCCCTTCATCACAAACATTTACTGAAGTAAAGGTAGCCGAAACAGCCATGGCTCTCCATACCGGAGCTGATGAAATAGATATCGTTATCCCGGTAGGCAAGTTCCTGAGTGGGGATTACGAAGGAATGTGCGATGAAATAGAAGAATTAAAAGCTGTATGTGGTGAGCACCACCTGAAAGTAATTCTAGAAACCGGAGCACTGGGAAGCGCATCCAACATCAAAAAAGCGTCCATTCTATCGATGTATTCCGGAGCCGATTTCATCAAGACCTCTACCGGAAAGGAAAACCCCGCCGCTACTCCTGAAGCCGCCTTGGTGATGTGCGAGGCTATCAAAGAATACTATATGACAACAGGCCGCAAAGTAGGATTCAAACCCGCCGGAGGAATTAATACCGTACACGATGCTTTGGTTTACTATACCATTGTAAAAGAAGTGTTAGGTGAAGAATGGCTGACAAACGAGCTATTCCGCTTAGGAACAAGCCGCCTGGCCAATCTGCTTCTCTCAGAAATTGTAGGTCAGGAAACCAAGTTCTTCTAA